Proteins encoded within one genomic window of Lepidochelys kempii isolate rLepKem1 chromosome 11, rLepKem1.hap2, whole genome shotgun sequence:
- the SUMO1 gene encoding small ubiquitin-related modifier 1: MSDQEAKPSAEDLGDKKEGEYIKLKVIGQDSSEIHFKVKMTTHLKKLKESYCQRQGVPMNSLRFLFEGQRITDNHTPKELGMEEEDVIEVYQEQTGGHSTV; the protein is encoded by the exons GAAGCAAAACCTTCAGCTGAGGACTTGGGAGATAAGAAAGAGGGAGAATACATTAAACTCAAAGTCATTGGGCAG GACAGCAGTGAAATTCACTTCAAGGTGAAAATGACGACACATCTCAAGAAACTCAAAGAATCATACTGTCAAAGACAG GGAGTTCCAATGAATTCACTCAGGTTCCTCTTCGAGGGTCAGAGAATTACTGATAATCATACCCCCAAAGAG ctggggatggaggaggaagatGTGATTGAAGTTTATCAGGAACAGACAGGGGGTCACTCTACAGTTTAg